One part of the Gossypium raimondii isolate GPD5lz chromosome 1, ASM2569854v1, whole genome shotgun sequence genome encodes these proteins:
- the LOC105787367 gene encoding transcriptional regulator TAC1 encodes METKHPKLEKPDQIVWSLEEEDVSIHSKSYTCSFCKKGFSNAQALGGHMNIHRKDRAKLRESFEENVLISSDITLGLVQVQDRYLISETILESSGEKKVPRDDDNGSGASPKGKDGVGENSRSSHGSSSQVELDLELRLGPDSRAS; translated from the coding sequence ATGGAGACAAAACACCCAAAACTTGAAAAACCAGACCAAATAGTTTGGTCcttagaagaagaagatgtcTCAATTCATTCAAAGTCTTACACATGTTCTTTCTGCAAAAAAGGGTTCTCGAACGCTCAAGCTCTTGGTGGTCATATGAACATCCATAGGAAAGATAGGGCTAAACTTAGGGAATCTTTCGAAGAAAACGTACTAATTTCTTCAGATATAACACTCGGTCTAGTTCAAGTTCAAGATCGTTATCTAATTTCGGAAACCATATTAGAATCTAGTGGAGAGAAAAAAGTTCCTAGGGATGATGATAATGGCTCTGGTGCCAGCCCTAAGGGAAAAGATGGGGTCGGAGAGAATTCGAGATCGAGTCATGGTTCGTCGTCTCAGGTAGAATTGGATCTTGAGCTACGGTTAGGACCCGACTCTCGAGCCTCATGA
- the LOC105787368 gene encoding protein PSK SIMULATOR 1, whose protein sequence is MAWRPAGKNKSSNKSHVSRHTKSSSSLSLSSSSSSSSSSCSPTLQILAFETAKCMVRLVALYKSLSDDEFHRLRNGIMKSPGVVTLNSDDETYLLSLACEEMLENLDQAAATVSRLGKKCIDVELSKFDTAYHNMKQGIIDARTLDFNTEHVVKTIDQMEKYACSTSVLYASLVGVDEMEISKRKKWRQNSGSKIDYFNEEISSRRKQVIHFRKISLWNQTFDKIVALMAQIVAVIFVRICTVFEPFVSSLPCITAKNRNFNRLHYNSNPKSPKGVTFRLSSITKIDKFITKIRYMDVNTEKNQMLVQSAPENTVGAAGLALRYANVIIMAEAYFYSSKMITNDAREYMFEMLPMNLKQMLRGKLKSHWHKDAEAREGQQGVAEGWKAALEEIFEWLAPVAHDTLQWQQERNLEQQNLDAKPTVLLLQTLHFSDLERTEAAIVEILVGLSCIYRYENRGKRGGIC, encoded by the coding sequence ATGGCGTGGCGACCTGCAGGTAAAAATAAATCTTCAAACAAATCCCATGTTTCTCGCCACACAAAATCGTCGTCATCGttatcattatcatcatcatcatcatcatcatcatcatcctgTTCTCCGACGCTTCAAATATTAGCTTTCGAGACAGCCAAATGTATGGTCCGTCTTGTCGCCCTTTACAAATCATTATCAGACGATGAATTCCATAGACTTCGTAATGGTATCATGAAATCCCCAGGCGTTGTCACTTTGAACTCCGATGACGAAACCTATCTCCTTAGCCTTGCATGTGAAGAGATGCTCGAGAATCTCGACCAAGCAGCCGCTACTGTCTCTCGTTTGGGCAAGAAATGTATCGATGTCGAACTCAGTAAGTTCGACACCGCTTATCATAACATGAAACAAGGGATCATTGATGCAAGAACCCTCGATTTTAACACCGAACATGTTGTGAAAACCATTGATCAAATGGAGAAATATGCATGTTCGACGTCTGTTTTATATGCATCTTTGGTAGGCGTCGATGAAATGGAGATatcgaaaagaaagaaatggagaCAGAATAGTGGGTCCAAAATTGATTATTTCAACGAAGAAATATCTTCACGAAGAAAACAAGTTATTCATTTCCGAAAGATTTCTCTGTGGAATCAAACATTCGATAAAATCGTTGCATTAATGGCACAAATTGTAGCCGTCATTTTCGTTAGAATATGTACCGTTTTCGAACCTTTTGTTTCTAGCCTTCCTTGTATCACCGCCAAGAACCGAAATTTCAATAGGCTACATTATAATTCAAACCCAAAATCACCCAAAGGCGTAACTTTTCGTCTTTCATCCATCACaaaaatcgataaattcatcacCAAAATCAGATACATGGATGTAAACACTGAGAAGAACCAAATGCTTGTCCAATCGGCACCGGAGAACACGGTGGGAGCGGCGGGGCTTGCTCTTCGTTACGCTAACGTAATAATCATGGCAGAAGCCTATTTTTATTCCTCGAAGATGATCACCAACGATGCTAGGGAGTACATGTTCGAGATGTTACCGATGAATTTGAAGCAAATGTTGAGAGGTAAGCTTAAGAGCCATTGGCACAAAGATGCCGAAGCCCGTGAAGGGCAGCAAGGTGTAGCCGAAGGGTGGAAAGCAGCATTGGAAGAGATATTCGAGTGGTTGGCTCCGGTGGCGCACGATACATTGCAGTGGCAACAAGAGAGGAACTTAGAGCAACAAAACTTGGATGCGAAGCCGACGGTTTTGTTGCTGCAAACACTACATTTCTCGGATTTGGAGAGAACGGAGGCTGCCATTGTGGAGATTTTGGTAGGGTTGAGttgtatatatagatatgaGAATCGAGGAAAAAGAGGTGGCATTTGCTAG
- the LOC105786490 gene encoding L-type lectin-domain containing receptor kinase S.4, with protein sequence MPYFLLVLLTLIPLLISSSSQPTDTLFFPGFKPPNLSTNLTLTGSAEIQANGILKLTNDTSRLQGHAFYSSPFRFKNSSNGQAFSFSTTFAMAIVPEYPKLGGHGLAFTIAASKDLKALPSQYLGILNATDVGNSSDYLVAVEFDTVQDFEFQDINDNHVGIDINSLNSTASVPAGYYIDGVGLVKQNVSLKSGKPILVWIEYDSVEKLVNVTISSSSKKPSLPILPLKVDLSPFLQEFMYVGFSASTGLLASSHYILGWSFKMNGEAQALDLSSLPSLPRPPAKHTALKVGVSVSSVVFVIAALSVAVYIFMKIKNADVIEDWELEIGPQRYDYHELKRATNGFSDKALLGHGGFGKVYKGKLKDSKTQVAVKRVSHESKQGLREFVSEIASIGRLRHRNLVQLLGWCRRRGDLLLVYDYMANGSLDKFLFDDPKIVLNWEQRLNIIKGVASGLLYLHEGYEQIVIHRDIKASNVLLDDELNGKLGDFGLAKLYEHGSNPGTTRVVGTLGYLAPELPKTGKATTSSDVYAFGAFLLEVACGRRPIESNVSQEELVLIDWVWEKFTQGRLFDVVDIRLNDKYKEDEMLVVLKLGLICSNDAPMARPNMRQAVRYLDGEAELPEVLKPSRIYEGVGEGFDTFLHSFMSSTFDNTSSYSFTDQHGNGGTSIVSL encoded by the coding sequence ATGCCTTATTTCCTCCTGGTTTTGCTTACTCTTATCCCCCTTTTAATCTCTTCTTCTTCCCAACCCACTGATACTCTCTTCTTCCCAGGTTTCAAACCCCCAAATCTCAGCACCAACTTAACACTAACAGGAAGTGCAGAGATTCAAGCCAATGGCATTCTAAAATTAACAAACGACACCAGTCGTTTACAGGGTCATGCCTTTTATAGCTCACCATTTAGATTCAAAAACTCCAGCAATGGCCAAGCTTTCTCCTTTTCAACCACCTTTGCAATGGCCATAGTCCCTGAGTACCCAAAGCTCGGTGGCCATGGTTTGGCTTTCACAATCGCCGCTTCTAAAGACCTCAAAGCACTGCCTAGTCAGTACTTAGGGATCCTCAATGCTACCGATGTGGGCAACTCGTCGGATTATCTCGTTGCGGTTGAGTTCGATACGGTTCAAGATTTTGAGTTCCAAGACATCAACGACAACCATGTTGGAATCGACATAAACAGCTTGAACTCAACTGCTTCGGTTCCTGCTGGTTATTACATCGATGGGGTTGGTTTGGTGAAGCAAAATGTTAGTCTCAAGAGTGGGAAACCGATTCTAGTTTGGATTGAGTATGACTCAGTTGAAAAACTGGTTAATGTAACGATTTCATCGAGTTCTAAAAAACCGAGTTTGCCGATCTTGCCGTTAAAGGTAGACCTTTCACCTTTTCTCCAAGAGTTTATGTATGTTGGGTTCTCAGCTTCAACTGGTTTACTTGCTAGTTCCCATTATATTCTAGGTTGGAGCTTTAAAATGAATGGAGAAGCTCAAGCTCTTGATCTATCTTCATTACCTTCACTTCCCCGACCACCGGCAAAACATACAGCTTTAAAAGTTGGTGTCTCGGTTTCATCTGTTGTTTTTGTTATAGCAGCTTTATCCGTTGCTGTTTATATCTTTATGAAGATCAAGAATGCTGATGTGATTGAAGATTGGGAATTGGAAATTGGGCCACAAAGATATGATTACCATGAACTCAAAAGAGCAACCAATGGTTTTAGTGACAAAGCTTTACTTGGTCATGGTGGTTTTGGCAAAGTTTATAAAGGAAAGCTTAAGGATTCTAAAACCCAAGTTGCTGTCAAGAGAGTCTCTCACGAATCGAAACAAGGGTTACGCGAGTTCGTATCGGAGATCGCGAGTATTGGGAGACTTCGACATCGGAACTTGGTTCAATTATTGGGATGGTGTAGGAGAAGAGGTGACCTTCTTCTTGTTTATGATTACATGGCTAATGGTAGCTTAGATAAGTTCTTGTTTGATGACCCTAAAATAGTACTTAATTGGGAACAAAGATTGAATATTATAAAGGGTGTTGCTTCAGGGCTTCTTTATTTACATGAAGGGTATGAACAAATTGTGATTCATAGAGATATTAAAGCTAGTAATGTGTTGTTAGATGatgaattgaatggaaagtTAGGAGATTTCGGGTTGGCGAAACTGTATGAACACGGTTCGAATCCAGGGACAACTAGGGTTGTTGGTACACTAGGGTATCTAGCACCGGAGTTACCTAAGACAGGAAAGGCCACAACGAGCTCCGATGTTTATGCTTTCGGTGCTTTTTTGCTCGAGGTCGCATGCGGGCGGAGACCCATCGAGTCCAATGTATCACAAGAGGAACTAGTGTTGATTGATTGGGTTTGGGAGAAGTTTACACAAGGAAGGCTCTTCGATGTGGTAGACATTAGGCTTAATGACAAGTATAAAGAAGATGAAATGTTGGTGGTGCTTAAATTAGGCCTAATTTGCTCAAATGATGCACCTATGGCGCGACCTAACATGAGGCAAGCTGTGAGATATCTTGACGGAGAGGCTGAATTACCAGAAGTTTTGAAACCATCGAGGATATATGAGGGAGTTGGCGAAGGGTTTGACACTTTTCTGCATTCGTTCATGTCCTCAACATTTGATAATACGAGTTCGTATTCATTCACGGATCAACATGGCAATGGTGGTACTAGTATTGTTTCTCTTTGA
- the LOC105786491 gene encoding L-type lectin-domain containing receptor kinase S.4-like, with product MPYFLPVLLTLIPLLISSSSQPTATLFFPGFKSPNLSTNLTLTGSAEIQANGILKLTKDTDGLQGHAFYSSPFRFKNSSNGQAFSFSTTFAMAIVPEYTKLGGHGLAFTIAASKDLKALPRQYLGILNATNMGNSSDNLVAVEFDTVQNLEFQDINDNHVGIDINSLNSTASVPAGYYIDGVGLVKQNVSLKSGETILVWIEYDSVEKLVNVTISLSSKKPSLPILQLKVDLSPFLQEFMYVGFSASTGLLASSHYILGWSFKMNGEAQALDLSSLPSLPRPPAKHTALTVGVSVSSVVLVIAALSVAVYIFMKMKNADVIEDWELEIGPQRYDYHELKRATNGFSDKALLGHGGFGKVYKGKLKDSKTQVAVKRVSHESKQGLREFVSEIASIGRLRHRNLVQLLGWCRRRGDLLLVYDYMANGSLDKFLFDGPKIVLNWEQRLNIIKGVASGLLYLHEGYEQIVIHRDVKASNVLLDDELNGKLGDFGLAKLYEHGSNPGTTRVVGTLGYLAPELPKTGKATTSSDVYAFGAFLLEVACGRRPIESNVSQEELVLIDWVWEKFTQGRLFDVVDIRLNDKYKEDEMLVVLKLGLICSNDAPMARPNMRQAVRYLDGEAELPEVLKPSRIYEGVGEGFDTFLHSFMSSTFDNTSSYSFTDQHDNGGTSIVSL from the coding sequence ATGCCTTATTTCCTCCCGGTTTTGCTTACTCTTATCCCCCTTTTAATCTCTTCTTCTTCCCAACCCACTGCTACTCTCTTCTTCCCAGGTTTCAAATCCCCAAATCTCAGCACCAACTTAACACTAACGGGAAGTGCAGAGATTCAAGCCAATGGCATtctaaaattaacaaaagacACCGATGGTTTACAGGGTCATGCCTTTTATAGCTCACCATTTAGATTCAAAAACTCCAGCAATGGCCAAGCTTTCTCCTTTTCAACCACCTTTGCTATGGCCATAGTCCCTGAGTACACAAAGCTCGGTGGCCATGGTTTGGCTTTCACAATCGCCGCTTCTAAAGACCTCAAAGCACTGCCTCGTCAGTACTTAGGGATCCTCAATGCTACCAATATGGGAAACTCGTCGGATAATCTCGTTGCGGTTGAGTTCGATACGGTTCAAAATTTGGAGTTCCAAGACATCAACGACAACCATGTTGGAATCGACATAAACAGCTTGAACTCAACTGCTTCGGTTCCTGCTGGTTATTACATCGATGGGGTTGGTTTGGTGAAGCAAAATGTTAGTCTCAAGAGTGGGGAAACGATTCTAGTTTGGATCGAGTATGACTCAGTTGAAAAACTTGTTAATGTAACGATTTCATTGAGTTCTAAAAAACCGAGTTTGCCGATCTTGCAGCTTAAGGTAGATCTTTCACCTTTTCTCCAAGAGTTTATGTATGTTGGGTTCTCAGCTTCAACTGGTTTACTTGCTAGTTCCCATTATATTCTAGGTTGGAGCTTTAAAATGAATGGAGAAGCTCAAGCTCTTGATCTATCTTCATTACCTTCACTTCCCCGACCACCGGCAAAACATACAGCTTTAACAGTTGGTGTCTCGGTTTCATCTGTTGTTCTTGTAATAGCAGCTTTATCCGTTGCTGTTTATATCTTTATGAAGATGAAGAATGCTGATGTGATTGAAGATTGGGAATTGGAAATTGGGCCACAAAGATATGATTACCATGAACTCAAAAGAGCAACCAATGGTTTTAGTGACAAAGCTTTACTTGGTCATGGTGGTTTTGGCAAAGTTTATAAAGGAAAGCTTAAGGATTCTAAAACCCAAGTTGCTGTCAAGAGAGTCTCTCACGAATCGAAACAAGGGTTACGGGAGTTCGTGTCGGAGATCGCGAGTATTGGGAGACTTCGACATCGGAACCTGGTTCAATTATTGGGATGGTGTAGGAGAAGAGGTGACCTTCTTCTTGTTTATGATTACATGGCTAATGGTAGCTTAGATAAGTTCTTGTTTGATGGCCCTAAAATAGTACTTAATTGGGAACAAAGATTGAATATTATAAAGGGTGTTGCTTCAGGGCTTCTTTATTTACATGAAGGGTATGAACAAATTGTGATTCATAGAGATGTTAAAGCTAGTAATGTGTTGTTAGATGatgaattgaatggaaagtTAGGAGATTTCGGGTTGGCGAAACTGTATGAACACGGTTCGAATCCAGGGACAACTAGGGTTGTTGGTACATTAGGGTATCTAGCACCGGAGTTACCTAAGACAGGAAAGGCCACAACGAGCTCCGATGTTTATGCTTTCGGTGCTTTTTTGCTCGAGGTCGCATGCGGGCGGAGACCCATCGAGTCCAATGTATCACAAGAGGAACTAGTGTTGATTGATTGGGTTTGGGAGAAGTTTACACAAGGGAGGCTCTTCGATGTGGTAGACATTAGGCTTAATGACAAGTATAAAGAAGATGAAATGTTGGTGGTGCTTAAATTAGGCCTAATTTGCTCAAATGATGCGCCTATGGCGCGACCTAACATGAGGCAAGCTGTGAGATATCTCGACGGAGAGGCTGAATTACCAGAAGTTTTGAAACCATCGAGGATATATGAGGGAGTTGGCGAAGGGTTTGACACTTTTCTGCATTCGTTCATGTCCTCAACATTTGATAATACGAGTTCGTATTCATTCACGGATCAACATGACAATGGTGGTACTAGTATTGTTTCTCTTTGA
- the LOC105786492 gene encoding probable protein S-acyltransferase 16: protein MKRGFSFSVTVVVSAIVFIYFCTVFVFIDRWFGLMTSPGIMNAVAFTGVAFMCVLNYAYAILADPGRVPSSFMPDIEDPEVPIHEIKRKGGDLRFCQKCSCFKPPRAHHCRVCKRCILRMDHHCNWINNCVGHANYKVFFVFVVYAVIACIYSLILLVGSLTNDSQNDKQHSADTFRIAYVISGLLLVPLSVALSVLLGWHIYLILQNKTTIEYHEGVRAMWLAEKGGTVYKHPYDIGAYENLTTVLGPSIFCWICPFSRHIGNGLRFRTAYDRVSTSSTSK from the exons ATGAAGCGAGGCTTCAGCTTTTCTGTAACCGTTGTCGTATCGGCCATCGTTTTCATTTACTTTTGTACGGTCTTCGTTTTCATTGATCGTTGGTTTGGTCTAATGACCTCACCTGGTATCATGAACGCCGTCGCTTTTACCGGTGTTGCCTTCATGTGTGTCTTAAATTACGCCTATGCCATCTTGGCGGATCCGGGTCGGGTCCCATCTTCTTTCATGCCCGACATTGAAGATCCTGAAGTTCCTATCCATGAGATCAAACGCAAG GGAGGGGACTTGAGATTTTGCCAAAAGTGTTCTTGTTTTAAGCCTCCTCGTGCACATCACTGTCGTGTTTGCAAAAGATGCATTCTGAGAATG GATCACCATTGCAATTGGATAAATAATTGTGTCGGCCATGCCAACTACAAGGTTTTCTTTGTCTTCGTTGTATATGCCGTGATTGCTTGCATCTATTCCCTG ATTTTACTAGTGGGGAGCCTAACGAACGATTCCCAGAATGATAAGCAGCACAGTGCAGATACTTTCAGAATCGCATAT GTTATTTCCGGACTGTTGCTAGTCCCCTTAAGTGTAGCTTTAAGTGTTCTCTTGGGTTGGCATATCTACCTTATTTTGCAAAATAAGACCACAATTGAg TATCACGAAGGGGTGAGAGCTATGTGGCTCGCGGAGAAAGGAGGGACTGTCTATAAGCATCCGTATGATATTGGTGCCTACGAAAATCTAACAACG GTATTGGGTCCAAGTATCTTCTGCTGGATATGCCCATTTTCAAGACACATAGGTAACGGTCTTCGTTTTCGAACTGCTTACGATAGAGTATCTACTTCATCAACATCAAAATGA